One Pleurocapsa sp. PCC 7327 DNA segment encodes these proteins:
- a CDS encoding EAL domain-containing protein, producing MLTLVDNLKKVNHILVIDAPNLRRTVSLEQPMYSIGRQTSNSIVIFSQKLSRKHATILRKNENRDNGHSFCIIDGDLDGNKSKNSIFVNGRKCLEHELKHGDLINLSDDIRMSYYIINNSSNKLNVDRYKDSQIIPEKSTSFNISKEQFKQTQVIIKNEIEEDNNYELTKLASLVELSPNPIIEIDWEGQITYLNSAASLKFSDIYKTKLEHPILKDLLEKNQHRNGNLLIREVKVEEEVFEQHVHYLSESKLIRSYIFDITERKRIEEILQYQAFHDALTELPNRSLFHEQLALAIANAHRNQTQMAVIFLDLDCFKNINDTLGHSIGDRILQLFAKRLNACLREGDTIARWGGDEFTILLPHIKNIEEAAKLAERLLGEIKQPFEVDEHKLYVKSSLGIAIYPQDGEDPETLLKNADAALYRGKEQGRDRYQFYSSTMTSKVSEWLRLEHLLHQALANEELFLVYQPQLDIESGKIFGMEALLRWHNPELGLVSPAKFIPLAEDNGLIVPIGEWVLKSACAQIKAWQLLGIEPFKVSVNLSARQFQNANLVEMVTQILQETEIDPQWLELEITETIIMQNVNFARRALERLQQIGVRISLDDFGTGYSSLSYLKQFPFHTLKIDQSFVRDLKENSRDTAIISAVIALGRGLNLRVIAEGVETQQQLELLRNLQCEAIQGYWLSKPLIATEVVNFLTCHTKMAG from the coding sequence ATGTTAACCCTAGTAGACAACCTAAAAAAAGTTAACCACATCTTGGTAATTGATGCTCCTAATTTGAGACGAACAGTTTCTCTTGAACAGCCTATGTACTCAATTGGTCGGCAGACGAGCAACTCAATTGTTATTTTTTCTCAAAAGTTGTCTCGCAAACATGCCACTATTCTAAGGAAAAATGAAAATCGAGACAACGGTCATTCATTTTGTATTATTGATGGAGATTTAGATGGAAATAAAAGCAAGAATAGCATTTTCGTTAACGGGAGAAAATGTCTAGAGCATGAGCTTAAACACGGAGATTTAATCAACCTATCTGATGATATTAGAATGAGTTATTACATTATTAATAACTCTTCAAATAAGCTTAATGTCGATCGCTATAAAGATAGCCAGATAATCCCTGAAAAATCCACCTCTTTTAATATTTCTAAAGAGCAATTCAAACAAACTCAAGTTATTATAAAAAACGAAATCGAAGAGGATAATAATTACGAGCTAACCAAATTAGCATCTTTAGTCGAATTAAGCCCAAATCCAATTATTGAAATTGATTGGGAAGGTCAAATCACTTATCTAAATTCAGCAGCCAGTCTAAAATTTTCCGATATTTATAAAACCAAGCTAGAGCATCCCATTCTCAAAGATTTACTAGAAAAAAATCAGCATCGCAATGGCAATTTATTAATTCGAGAAGTCAAAGTTGAAGAAGAAGTCTTTGAACAACACGTTCACTACTTATCTGAAAGCAAACTGATTAGAAGCTACATTTTTGATATTACCGAACGGAAACGAATCGAAGAAATTTTGCAATATCAAGCGTTTCACGATGCGCTTACCGAGCTGCCCAACCGCTCCCTCTTCCACGAACAGTTGGCACTGGCGATCGCCAATGCCCATCGCAATCAAACCCAAATGGCAGTCATCTTTCTCGATCTCGACTGTTTTAAGAACATCAACGACACCTTAGGACACAGCATCGGCGATCGCATCCTGCAACTATTTGCCAAACGCTTGAATGCCTGCTTGAGGGAGGGCGATACCATCGCGCGTTGGGGAGGCGATGAATTTACGATCCTGCTGCCCCACATTAAAAATATTGAAGAAGCTGCCAAGCTTGCCGAGAGACTGCTCGGAGAAATCAAACAGCCCTTTGAAGTCGACGAACACAAACTGTATGTCAAGAGTAGCCTTGGCATTGCTATCTATCCTCAAGATGGAGAAGATCCCGAAACGCTGCTCAAAAATGCCGACGCAGCCCTCTATCGCGGTAAAGAACAAGGTCGCGATCGCTATCAGTTTTATAGCTCGACCATGACTTCTAAAGTCTCGGAGTGGTTGCGACTAGAGCATCTGCTCCATCAAGCTTTAGCCAATGAGGAATTGTTCCTCGTCTACCAACCTCAACTCGATATTGAGAGTGGAAAGATCTTTGGTATGGAGGCGCTTCTGCGCTGGCACAATCCCGAATTAGGGCTAGTCTCGCCAGCCAAATTTATCCCGCTAGCCGAAGACAACGGACTGATCGTCCCTATCGGCGAATGGGTACTCAAGAGTGCCTGCGCTCAAATTAAAGCTTGGCAATTACTAGGAATAGAGCCGTTCAAGGTGTCGGTCAATCTCTCCGCCCGACAATTCCAAAACGCCAACCTAGTAGAGATGGTGACGCAAATCTTACAAGAGACAGAAATAGATCCTCAATGGCTGGAATTAGAAATTACAGAAACCATCATCATGCAAAATGTCAATTTTGCTCGTCGAGCGCTGGAGAGATTGCAGCAAATCGGCGTTCGTATCTCTCTAGATGATTTCGGAACCGGATACTCCTCTCTCAGCTATCTCAAACAATTTCCTTTCCATACCCTCAAAATTGACCAATCTTTTGTTCGCGATCTTAAAGAAAATTCTCGCGATACAGCAATTATTTCAGCAGTCATTGCTCTAGGACGCGGACTCAATCTGCGAGTCATTGCCGAAGGCGTAGAAACGCAGCAACAACTCGAATTACTGCGAAATCTACAATGCGAAGCCATACAGGGATATTGGTTGAGCAAGCCCCTGATTGCCACAGAGGTAGTCAACTTTCTGACTTGTCATACCAAAATGGCAGGGTAA
- a CDS encoding ion channel: MKPRQKRNSAKARQHGFPVAKIQIQDGRFQIVSLGAWYSYWRDPYHMMLTISWWGFIAIVAIAYIALNALFALLYLAGGDCLEGARPGSFEDTFFFSVHTLASIGYGVIAPKTTYANIIVTLSAITSLLTIAVVTGLAFARFSLPTARVLFSRVAVIAPYDGVPTLMFRAANQRRNLILEAQLQVYLMRDEISSEGQFMRRIYDLKLLRHQSPSFALTWAAMHPIDENSPLYGATPDSLFDNQTTLVISLSGIDETVAQAIHARHIYAAQDILWNNRFVDVLRDSPNGDRYIDYNHFHDIVPIE; encoded by the coding sequence ATGAAACCTCGACAAAAGAGAAATTCCGCAAAAGCTCGTCAGCATGGGTTTCCAGTCGCTAAAATCCAAATCCAAGACGGACGCTTTCAAATAGTCAGTCTTGGCGCTTGGTATTCCTACTGGCGCGATCCCTATCACATGATGCTGACCATTTCTTGGTGGGGATTTATTGCCATCGTCGCGATCGCCTATATTGCCCTCAATGCCCTTTTTGCGCTGTTATATCTGGCAGGCGGGGATTGTCTGGAAGGAGCACGTCCGGGATCTTTTGAGGATACGTTTTTTTTCAGCGTTCATACGCTTGCATCGATTGGCTATGGCGTCATCGCGCCAAAAACTACCTACGCCAATATCATTGTCACGCTATCGGCGATTACGAGTTTATTAACCATCGCTGTCGTCACTGGACTTGCCTTTGCTCGATTTTCCTTGCCTACAGCTCGCGTTCTCTTTAGTCGCGTTGCCGTAATTGCCCCCTACGATGGCGTTCCCACTCTCATGTTTCGGGCGGCTAATCAGCGCCGCAACCTGATTTTAGAAGCACAGTTACAGGTTTATCTCATGCGCGACGAAATTAGTAGCGAAGGGCAATTTATGCGTCGGATCTATGACCTCAAGCTGCTAAGACACCAATCGCCGAGCTTTGCACTGACTTGGGCTGCCATGCACCCGATCGATGAAAATAGCCCTCTCTATGGCGCTACGCCAGACTCTTTATTTGACAATCAAACGACTCTAGTCATCTCGCTCAGCGGAATCGACGAAACTGTCGCTCAGGCGATTCACGCCCGTCACATTTACGCCGCTCAAGACATTCTCTGGAACAATCGATTTGTTGATGTCCTTCGCGACTCTCCCAATGGCGATCGCTACATCGACTACAACCATTTTCACGATATCGTTCCGATAGAGTAA
- a CDS encoding Npun_R2821/Npun_R2822 family protein, whose translation MNRGIYIVANDKVIENAIALLNSIRYHDRDVSVFLIPFNEQYKKVANILKQKHNVEIFPDLDFLEKFTQKVGEIFDRDFLNNPNKMRKFVQWFGPLDEFLYIDTDILVFEKIVDILNYLSEYEFVCCDYHHKKRQLADIFSSVVKEQGIFSDRELEDVFNSGFWASKKGIFSESQLYELLQECAQHREYFDFSYKTTDQPILNYIVLKTTQKRLNLVKISDKEPGSWAGSQHFTEKEHVLYDGENRLRYLHWAGTPMIPGGAYRELWEYYRYLGETKPPQVVLPTQQESQWQKFVAQVKQNIKKAIGKRK comes from the coding sequence ATGAATCGCGGCATTTATATAGTTGCTAATGATAAAGTTATCGAGAATGCGATCGCACTCCTAAATAGTATCCGCTATCATGACCGAGATGTTTCCGTTTTCTTGATTCCTTTCAACGAACAGTATAAAAAAGTAGCTAATATTCTCAAACAAAAGCATAATGTAGAAATTTTTCCCGATTTAGATTTCCTGGAAAAATTTACGCAAAAAGTTGGAGAAATTTTCGATAGAGATTTCTTAAACAACCCTAACAAAATGCGGAAATTTGTTCAGTGGTTTGGACCACTAGATGAATTTCTTTATATCGATACAGATATCCTAGTTTTTGAAAAAATTGTCGATATTTTAAACTATTTATCTGAATATGAGTTTGTTTGCTGCGATTATCACCATAAAAAAAGACAACTAGCCGATATTTTTTCTTCTGTAGTTAAAGAGCAAGGAATCTTTAGCGATCGCGAATTAGAAGATGTTTTTAATAGCGGCTTTTGGGCATCTAAAAAAGGAATATTTTCAGAATCTCAACTGTACGAATTATTACAAGAATGCGCCCAACATCGAGAATATTTTGACTTTTCTTACAAAACAACCGATCAACCAATTCTTAATTATATTGTTCTCAAAACAACACAAAAAAGACTGAATTTGGTTAAAATTTCCGATAAAGAACCCGGTAGCTGGGCAGGTTCCCAACATTTTACAGAAAAAGAGCATGTTTTATATGACGGAGAGAATCGATTGAGATACCTTCACTGGGCAGGTACGCCCATGATCCCTGGCGGCGCTTATCGAGAACTCTGGGAATACTACCGTTATTTGGGAGAAACAAAACCGCCTCAAGTTGTTTTGCCAACCCAACAAGAAAGTCAGTGGCAAAAATTCGTGGCTCAAGTTAAACAAAACATTAAAAAAGCGATCGGCAAGCGAAAATAA
- a CDS encoding Npun_R2821/Npun_R2822 family protein, which translates to MDGICTLANDRVYDQLIALLNSIEANSDSETPVCVYPYDDNTEKIAAEIAKRPNVQLYDDRNSIEKWDNFARSAWDTHPTARERWGKVGSRGYHRFGTHRRYCAFDAPFDRFLYMDADTLLLDSVDSIFARLDLDDCIVYDFQYKDPTHVYELSSAKLTEIFPTQRIKSEIFCSGFYASKKDLFDEERRNWLLDRLKSGEAEILYPMAPDQTLINYMMMRSGYSIYNLSLQLSKNQRTGCSITSRHFKSRDNLLYDKGNRLTYLHYIGICSSVFAQVCAGENLSFPYRDIFLYYRYLYEPEQRPNFNEKAKPYRQSSNLAKKVLKKLGLTF; encoded by the coding sequence ATGGATGGAATTTGTACCTTAGCTAACGACCGAGTTTACGACCAACTAATTGCTTTACTTAATAGCATTGAAGCCAATTCAGATTCGGAAACTCCCGTTTGTGTTTATCCTTACGACGACAATACCGAAAAAATTGCGGCTGAGATTGCCAAGCGCCCTAACGTACAGTTGTACGACGATCGCAACTCGATCGAAAAATGGGATAATTTTGCTCGGTCGGCTTGGGATACTCATCCGACTGCAAGAGAGCGTTGGGGTAAGGTAGGAAGTAGGGGATATCATCGCTTTGGCACCCATCGGCGCTATTGTGCATTCGATGCTCCTTTCGATCGCTTTCTTTACATGGATGCCGATACCTTACTCTTAGATTCGGTTGACTCGATCTTTGCTCGACTCGATCTCGACGATTGTATTGTTTATGACTTTCAGTATAAAGATCCTACTCACGTTTACGAACTTTCCTCAGCTAAGTTAACAGAAATTTTTCCAACACAAAGAATTAAATCTGAAATTTTTTGTTCGGGGTTTTATGCCTCTAAAAAAGATTTATTTGACGAAGAGAGAAGAAATTGGTTGCTCGATCGCCTCAAATCTGGAGAAGCAGAAATTCTCTATCCTATGGCTCCCGATCAAACTTTGATTAACTATATGATGATGCGATCGGGTTATTCGATTTATAATTTGTCGCTCCAGCTTTCTAAAAATCAAAGAACGGGGTGCAGCATTACTTCCAGGCATTTTAAAAGTAGAGATAACTTGCTCTACGATAAAGGCAATCGCTTGACTTATTTGCACTATATTGGGATTTGCTCCAGCGTCTTTGCTCAAGTCTGTGCGGGAGAAAATCTTAGCTTTCCCTATCGAGATATTTTCTTGTATTACCGCTATCTTTACGAACCAGAACAACGTCCCAATTTTAATGAGAAAGCGAAACCTTATCGACAATCTTCCAATCTGGCTAAAAAAGTCTTGAAAAAATTAGGATTGACATTTTGA
- a CDS encoding YMGG-like glycine zipper-containing protein: MTRGQKITLFAPAIVATGILGTILLPSQPARADLIKDTAVGAATGVVAGEILDRRSSTWKNAVGGAAAGAAVSATHNRNSGTLPSLIQDAAVGAAANAVTGEITNNSSLGNNAIKGAVTGVVVNITKD, translated from the coding sequence ATGACAAGAGGACAAAAAATCACCTTGTTCGCTCCGGCGATCGTTGCCACTGGCATCCTAGGAACTATTTTATTGCCATCTCAACCTGCTCGTGCCGATCTAATTAAGGATACTGCTGTAGGAGCAGCTACCGGAGTCGTTGCTGGAGAAATTCTCGATCGACGAAGCAGTACCTGGAAAAATGCGGTAGGAGGGGCGGCAGCGGGCGCAGCAGTCAGCGCGACGCATAATCGCAATAGCGGTACCCTTCCCAGTCTCATTCAAGATGCCGCAGTTGGGGCAGCAGCTAATGCAGTAACTGGCGAAATTACCAACAATAGCTCGCTAGGTAATAATGCCATCAAAGGAGCAGTCACTGGTGTAGTTGTCAACATCACTAAAGACTAA
- a CDS encoding bifunctional diguanylate cyclase/phosphodiesterase has protein sequence MSNTRSQQLRILLVEDDEDDFILLKDLLSDIEGTEFTLEWVSNYAAALEAVQKNQHEIYLFDCRLGESNGLELLREAIANGCKVPVIMLTGQGERENDLEAMQAGAADYLVKGEISASLLERSIRYAINRKQTLEALQESEERYALAAQGSNDGLWDWNLTTNEVYFSERWKATIGLSDQEKENFKYFNQWLQRIHPEDLERFKMKLRNHLKGITPYFESEYRIRHCNGTYLWALSRGLAVRTANGRPYRIAGSQTDLSHHRVLYDQLTGLSNRTLFIDHLERTLKRTKRQPDYLFAVIFLDCDHFKIINDSLGHLVGDRLLIQVAKRLLKCLRPGDVVARLGGDEFAILLENIRDISDATRVAQRINDDLMKPFSLMGHLVYISASIGIALNSQNCQKPEDLLRNADTAMYRAKALGKARYEVFDTTMHAQVQARLQLETSLRQALERNEFHLNYQPIISLSTNKGIGFEALVRWRNPDRGIISPADFIPVAEETGLIIPLGQWILQEACRQMKAWQEQFPVCRSLTMSVNLSRKQLSQPHLAGQIDRILKGTGLSASCLNLEVTETGLMNEHEETAAIILSEIKELGVQLSLDDFGTGYSSLSCIHSFPIDTLKLDRAFVNNMHIASKNMDIVRAIVTLARSLGIKVTAEGVETAEQLAQLQILKCDCAQGYFFSKPLAPEAVTDWIASNFPEIAIKFA, from the coding sequence ATGAGTAACACAAGGAGTCAACAATTAAGAATCCTATTAGTGGAAGACGATGAGGATGATTTTATCCTCCTCAAAGATTTATTGTCTGACATCGAGGGAACTGAATTTACACTGGAGTGGGTTAGCAATTACGCAGCCGCACTAGAAGCGGTGCAAAAGAACCAGCACGAGATCTACCTATTTGACTGCCGTTTGGGCGAGTCTAATGGGCTAGAACTCCTGCGAGAGGCGATCGCCAATGGTTGTAAAGTTCCCGTTATCATGCTCACCGGCCAGGGAGAGCGGGAAAATGACCTCGAAGCCATGCAAGCCGGCGCAGCTGATTATCTGGTTAAAGGCGAGATTAGTGCTTCTTTACTAGAGCGATCGATTCGCTATGCCATCAATCGCAAGCAGACCTTGGAAGCGCTGCAAGAGAGTGAAGAACGATATGCCTTAGCCGCTCAAGGCTCTAATGATGGGTTGTGGGACTGGAATTTAACCACCAATGAAGTTTATTTCTCCGAACGCTGGAAAGCGACCATCGGTCTAAGCGATCAAGAAAAAGAGAATTTTAAATATTTCAATCAGTGGTTACAGCGGATTCATCCCGAAGATTTGGAGCGATTTAAAATGAAGTTGCGCAACCACCTCAAAGGCATTACTCCCTACTTTGAAAGCGAATATCGCATTCGGCATTGCAACGGTACTTACCTTTGGGCGCTCAGTCGAGGGCTAGCCGTTCGCACTGCTAACGGTCGTCCCTATCGCATCGCAGGCTCTCAGACCGATTTAAGCCATCACCGCGTTCTCTACGATCAGCTAACGGGTTTGTCGAACCGAACGCTCTTTATCGACCACCTAGAGCGTACCCTCAAGCGTACCAAACGACAACCTGATTATTTATTTGCTGTTATCTTTTTAGATTGCGATCACTTTAAGATAATTAACGACAGTTTGGGACATTTGGTCGGCGATCGATTGCTGATTCAAGTGGCAAAAAGACTGCTAAAGTGCCTGCGACCAGGAGATGTCGTCGCTCGTCTGGGAGGCGATGAATTCGCTATCTTGCTAGAAAACATCAGGGATATTAGCGATGCAACGCGGGTAGCCCAGCGAATTAATGACGACCTGATGAAACCCTTTAGCCTCATGGGTCATCTGGTATACATTTCGGCAAGCATCGGCATCGCTCTCAACTCGCAAAATTGCCAGAAACCGGAAGACCTGCTTCGCAATGCCGACACTGCCATGTATCGCGCCAAAGCTCTAGGGAAAGCTAGGTACGAGGTTTTCGATACTACCATGCACGCCCAAGTGCAGGCGCGATTACAGCTAGAAACGTCACTCAGACAAGCGCTCGAACGCAACGAATTTCATCTCAATTACCAACCGATTATCTCTCTGAGCACCAACAAAGGTATTGGTTTCGAGGCGCTGGTACGCTGGCGAAATCCAGATCGGGGCATTATCTCTCCAGCCGACTTTATCCCAGTAGCAGAAGAAACGGGGTTAATTATCCCGCTCGGTCAGTGGATACTTCAAGAAGCCTGTCGCCAGATGAAAGCGTGGCAGGAACAGTTCCCAGTCTGTCGGTCTTTGACGATGAGTGTCAACCTATCTCGCAAACAGTTGTCTCAACCCCATTTAGCCGGACAAATCGATCGCATTCTCAAAGGAACGGGCTTGTCGGCCAGCTGTCTGAATCTAGAAGTGACCGAAACGGGCTTGATGAACGAACACGAGGAAACGGCAGCGATAATTCTCTCCGAAATCAAAGAATTAGGCGTGCAGTTATCGCTAGATGATTTTGGGACGGGATATTCGTCGCTCAGTTGCATCCATTCTTTTCCCATTGATACGCTTAAGCTCGATCGCGCCTTCGTGAATAATATGCATATTGCTAGCAAGAATATGGACATCGTTCGAGCGATCGTTACTTTAGCACGCAGTTTAGGCATAAAAGTGACCGCAGAAGGCGTGGAAACCGCCGAACAACTGGCACAGTTACAAATCCTCAAATGCGATTGCGCGCAGGGCTATTTCTTTTCTAAACCGCTGGCACCAGAAGCTGTAACCGATTGGATAGCTAGTAATTTCCCAGAAATCGCGATAAAGTTTGCTTAA
- a CDS encoding response regulator, whose product MKTTNKLTTILIADDDEEDRMSIQEALEESKLANDLSFVSNGEELMDYLYRRGKYAAPGASPRPGLILLDLNMPKKNGREALQEIKVDPNLRGIPVVVLTTSKAEMDICQSYNLGANSFITKPVTFEGLVEVMKTLGKYWFAVVELPPQA is encoded by the coding sequence ATGAAAACGACCAACAAACTTACAACCATTTTGATCGCCGATGACGACGAAGAGGATCGCATGTCGATCCAAGAGGCTCTAGAAGAGAGCAAACTCGCCAACGATCTGAGCTTCGTCAGCAATGGCGAAGAACTGATGGATTATTTATACCGCCGGGGCAAATACGCTGCGCCCGGTGCTTCTCCCCGTCCCGGATTGATTTTGCTCGACTTGAATATGCCTAAAAAGAACGGTCGCGAAGCCTTGCAAGAAATCAAAGTCGATCCCAATCTACGCGGAATTCCCGTCGTCGTCTTAACCACCTCGAAAGCAGAGATGGATATTTGCCAAAGCTACAATCTGGGCGCTAACTCTTTCATCACCAAGCCTGTCACTTTTGAAGGATTGGTTGAAGTCATGAAAACGCTAGGTAAATACTGGTTCGCAGTTGTAGAACTTCCACCGCAAGCGTAA
- a CDS encoding CHASE4 domain-containing protein — protein sequence MGNSRCQSSAGHLSVTGTFDRPVSGIEPQKVSPKLMSAIIPKQMSGLRCKVVSAIGIAFLVLFVGQFTAARIILLNSYAKFNRERAILNAKQVQNVLSHEICQLDLMAGDWAEWDDTYQFVKDGNAAYIASNLVNRTFTNLKLNVFLIVDQSGQIVFGQGFDLQSQKRRALPADLMALIFQDRSPLLRHSRTDGSIKGFVLLQEGLMLLSARSILTSQEQEPVRGTLIMGRFLDRAEIERLAEIMQVKLSLYRDRDPQQPADVQSVRSQLLKNAPVAAKNLTNNAIASYVLLRDIFARPASIVRIEIDRNTHVHAESSFLYYFWTTLVIGLVFCGLSWLLLERLILSRLGQLTHLIDRIGATGNLSARVLLAGNDELSQLASALNSTLEQLQQSQIALKESEERYFLVVEGANHGMWDWDLLTDQIYFSPRWKAILGYEDNEIDPDPNEWFERVHPQERESIEWGIEIHLNGQTPYFQYEYRMRHKDGSYRWVLCRGLAVRDEQGKPYRMAGSLSDITERKLAERALAQQAVELARSNAELEQFAYIASHDLQEPLRKIEAFGDRLQANYTDQLGDRGRDYLERIRKSAQRLRILIQDLLTFSCVTTTAQPFVSVDLNKLIAEIVSDFEVQIQQTRGRIEIGELFTIDADPLQMRQLFQNLLSNALKFRRQEEPLIVRVFGERLTGDRCRISVSDNGIGFDEKYRDRIFQVFQRLHGRNEYEGTGIGLAICAKIVARHRGFIEAKSTPGQGATFIVTLPIRQAREAD from the coding sequence TTGGGGAATTCTAGGTGTCAGTCTAGCGCTGGCCATCTCAGCGTAACGGGGACTTTCGATCGCCCGGTTTCGGGAATCGAACCGCAAAAAGTTTCCCCAAAACTCATGTCAGCTATTATTCCCAAACAAATGTCAGGACTTCGTTGTAAAGTAGTATCCGCGATTGGCATTGCATTTTTAGTGCTTTTCGTCGGTCAATTTACTGCTGCTCGGATTATTTTGCTCAACAGCTATGCCAAATTCAATCGAGAAAGGGCTATCTTGAATGCCAAGCAAGTCCAGAATGTTTTATCCCACGAGATTTGTCAGCTAGATCTGATGGCTGGCGATTGGGCTGAATGGGACGATACCTACCAATTTGTTAAAGATGGGAATGCCGCTTATATAGCCTCAAATCTAGTAAACCGAACATTCACCAATTTGAAGCTCAACGTTTTTCTGATTGTCGACCAATCCGGACAAATCGTCTTTGGACAGGGTTTCGACCTACAGAGCCAAAAAAGACGAGCATTGCCTGCTGACTTGATGGCGCTAATTTTTCAAGACAGATCGCCTCTGCTGCGTCATTCTCGAACGGACGGAAGTATCAAGGGTTTTGTTCTCCTACAAGAGGGTCTGATGCTTCTGAGCGCTCGGTCTATCCTCACCAGCCAGGAACAAGAACCCGTTCGCGGAACGTTAATTATGGGGCGCTTTCTCGATCGCGCAGAGATTGAAAGGCTGGCTGAAATTATGCAAGTAAAATTAAGCCTTTATCGCGATCGCGATCCCCAACAGCCAGCAGACGTGCAGTCCGTGCGATCTCAATTACTTAAAAATGCGCCAGTCGCTGCAAAAAACCTGACTAACAACGCGATCGCGTCCTATGTTTTGCTGCGCGATATTTTCGCTCGACCCGCCTCGATCGTGCGCATAGAAATAGACCGAAACACCCATGTACATGCAGAAAGCAGTTTTCTCTACTATTTCTGGACTACCCTAGTCATCGGTTTAGTCTTCTGCGGTCTGAGTTGGCTGCTGCTAGAGAGGCTAATCCTCTCTCGTCTGGGTCAACTTACCCACCTAATCGATCGGATTGGAGCTACTGGCAACTTGTCGGCAAGGGTTTTATTGGCGGGTAACGATGAATTATCTCAACTAGCTAGCGCTCTTAACTCGACGCTCGAACAACTCCAGCAATCTCAGATAGCTCTTAAAGAGAGCGAAGAGCGGTATTTTCTGGTAGTTGAAGGCGCTAATCATGGCATGTGGGATTGGGATTTGCTGACCGACCAAATTTATTTCTCCCCGCGTTGGAAAGCCATTCTCGGCTACGAAGATAACGAAATCGATCCAGATCCCAATGAATGGTTTGAGCGAGTACATCCCCAAGAGCGCGAGTCGATCGAATGGGGCATAGAGATTCACTTAAACGGTCAGACTCCTTACTTTCAATATGAATATCGGATGCGGCACAAAGACGGATCGTATCGCTGGGTACTTTGTCGGGGACTGGCAGTACGAGACGAACAGGGAAAACCCTACCGCATGGCAGGCTCGCTGAGCGATATCACAGAGCGCAAACTCGCCGAACGAGCCTTGGCACAACAGGCGGTAGAATTAGCGCGATCCAATGCCGAACTCGAACAGTTTGCCTATATCGCCTCCCACGACCTACAAGAACCCCTCAGGAAAATCGAGGCATTTGGCGATCGCCTGCAAGCCAATTACACCGACCAACTCGGCGATCGAGGTCGAGATTATCTAGAGAGAATACGAAAGTCAGCGCAGCGCCTGCGAATCCTGATCCAGGATCTACTCACTTTCTCGTGCGTGACCACTACAGCTCAACCATTTGTCTCGGTCGATCTCAACAAACTGATTGCTGAGATCGTCTCCGATTTTGAAGTGCAAATTCAGCAGACGAGAGGACGCATAGAAATTGGCGAACTCTTTACTATCGATGCCGATCCGCTACAGATGCGTCAATTGTTTCAGAATTTGCTGAGCAATGCCCTAAAATTTCGCCGCCAGGAGGAACCACTAATAGTTCGAGTGTTCGGAGAAAGGTTAACAGGCGATCGTTGTCGGATCTCAGTGAGTGACAACGGCATCGGCTTTGACGAAAAGTATCGCGATCGGATTTTTCAGGTTTTTCAACGCCTGCACGGTCGTAACGAGTACGAAGGAACGGGGATCGGACTCGCTATCTGTGCCAAAATCGTCGCTCGCCATCGCGGTTTTATCGAAGCTAAAAGTACTCCAGGTCAAGGCGCGACCTTTATCGTTACCTTACCCATTCGACAGGCTAGAGAAGCGGACTAG